Proteins from one Coregonus clupeaformis isolate EN_2021a chromosome 29, ASM2061545v1, whole genome shotgun sequence genomic window:
- the LOC121572841 gene encoding short-chain dehydrogenase TIC 32 A, chloroplastic-like isoform X3 encodes MASLGAHIIIAGQHEWEGVSAVKRICEENREAKVEFEQLDLVSLQSVRQFIQTFKRRGLLLHILVNNVFFLYPQSLSQGASMVLYTALSPSLEWGRGGYWSNGRTDITSTNTYNPQLQLGLWDCSCRLVGLQDQHQP; translated from the exons ATGGCCAGCCTGGGGGCACACATTATCATAG ctggacAGCATGAGTGGGAGGGTGTGTCTGCTGTGAAGAGGATTTgtgaggagaacagagaggcCAAAG TGGAGTTTGAGCAGTTGGATCTGGTGTCTTTGCAGTCGGTCAGGCAATTCATCCAGACCTTCAAGAGGCGGGGCCTACTGCTGCACATCCTAGTCAACAATG TGTTTTTTTTGTATCCCCAGAGCCTGTCCCAGGGAGCGTCCATGGTCCTCTACACtgctctgtctccatctctggagtgggggagaggaggctACTGGAGCAATGGACGCACAGATATAACCTCAACAAACACCTACAACCCCCAGCTCCAGCTCGGCCTCTGGGACTGCAGCTGTAGACTAGTGGGTTTGCAGGATCAGCACCAACCATGA
- the LOC121572841 gene encoding dehydrogenase/reductase SDR family member on chromosome X-like isoform X1 encodes MKELPRQHGIVAIVTGDTRGICFETTRHMASLGAHIIIAGQHEWEGVSAVKRICEENREAKVEFEQLDLVSLQSVRQFIQTFKRRGLLLHILVNNVFFLYPQSLSQGASMVLYTALSPSLEWGRGGYWSNGRTDITSTNTYNPQLQLGLWDCSCRLVGLQDQHQP; translated from the exons AGCTGCCCAGACAACATGGCATAGTTGCTATAGTGACGGGAGACACCAGGGGAATCTGCTTTGAGACCACAAGACACATGGCCAGCCTGGGGGCACACATTATCATAG ctggacAGCATGAGTGGGAGGGTGTGTCTGCTGTGAAGAGGATTTgtgaggagaacagagaggcCAAAG TGGAGTTTGAGCAGTTGGATCTGGTGTCTTTGCAGTCGGTCAGGCAATTCATCCAGACCTTCAAGAGGCGGGGCCTACTGCTGCACATCCTAGTCAACAATG TGTTTTTTTTGTATCCCCAGAGCCTGTCCCAGGGAGCGTCCATGGTCCTCTACACtgctctgtctccatctctggagtgggggagaggaggctACTGGAGCAATGGACGCACAGATATAACCTCAACAAACACCTACAACCCCCAGCTCCAGCTCGGCCTCTGGGACTGCAGCTGTAGACTAGTGGGTTTGCAGGATCAGCACCAACCATGA
- the LOC121572841 gene encoding dehydrogenase/reductase SDR family member on chromosome X-like isoform X2 codes for MKELPRQHGIVAIVTGDTRGICFETTRHMASLGAHIIIAGQHEWEGVSAVKRICEENREAKVEFEQLDLVSLQSVRQFIQTFKRRGLLLHILVNNEPVPGSVHGPLHCSVSISGVGERRLLEQWTHRYNLNKHLQPPAPARPLGLQL; via the exons AGCTGCCCAGACAACATGGCATAGTTGCTATAGTGACGGGAGACACCAGGGGAATCTGCTTTGAGACCACAAGACACATGGCCAGCCTGGGGGCACACATTATCATAG ctggacAGCATGAGTGGGAGGGTGTGTCTGCTGTGAAGAGGATTTgtgaggagaacagagaggcCAAAG TGGAGTTTGAGCAGTTGGATCTGGTGTCTTTGCAGTCGGTCAGGCAATTCATCCAGACCTTCAAGAGGCGGGGCCTACTGCTGCACATCCTAGTCAACAATG AGCCTGTCCCAGGGAGCGTCCATGGTCCTCTACACtgctctgtctccatctctggagtgggggagaggaggctACTGGAGCAATGGACGCACAGATATAACCTCAACAAACACCTACAACCCCCAGCTCCAGCTCGGCCTCTGGGACTGCAGCTGTAG